From a region of the Aeoliella mucimassa genome:
- a CDS encoding BatA domain-containing protein, with the protein MISIPLAFGFGNLAMLGWLGAAAAPILIHLWMRHTHRDTPWAAMEFLRQAIQRNSRRLKLQQWLLLAIRTLLLVLLALAATKPYLSNWNLLTGGPQMHRVLVIDATMSMQYAEGEQSSFARAKQLATEMLDSGRPGDVYSLCVLAETSADIVAGPSADPRRIAAQVGSLEATYASGRLGDVLPTIADLMDQAETNHRSLSGHEVLFFSDAAKHTWQSATAGQADQSTLAELTERAQVTLVDVGPAEPTGVSIHHLRVASGLSTTAEPLHLVADVTNYGDTPVSDLPVQLLVQGTSIDEQVLTLPANSTLPVEFDARFTESAWQSLSVRTRGDALAADDQAWLALDVRPSVRTLVVEGTPRAARYLRHALDPGGGTASPVQVVVAAEGALVDQPLVDFDCIFLCNIAQFTPAERTLLERYVLQGGSLIFVLGDRVMADSYNQPLAASPLGWGDWALASAAGDWGLTLQLPPVESPAAANAGWLPAGVGPLKANQQPGIDPLEYRHPIAAAFLDHERAGLLSTPVSRYFQLQPTSTAQVALALPNGDPLLVTSKHGQGMVAMLATTATLDTVDPNTNQPWTLMPAWPSFLPIVRELVAFGLAATWADDQAEIGQAIAGPVPASFSATTLKVERPDQQTAEVPIIREDATANWQYVSTNLPGIYTAGDSLARVAVNVPAMESDLTRVDQSLLPEAVQVQSAPPDASVAGESLATNTSLHRTFLYFVLVLLLIEPLMAWWFAGRAV; encoded by the coding sequence GCTGCTGGCGCTGGCCGCGACCAAGCCTTACTTGAGTAACTGGAACTTGCTCACCGGCGGACCGCAAATGCATCGCGTGCTGGTGATTGATGCGACGATGTCGATGCAGTACGCCGAGGGAGAGCAGTCGAGCTTTGCCCGGGCCAAGCAGCTTGCGACCGAGATGCTCGACAGCGGCCGCCCTGGCGATGTCTACTCGCTATGCGTGCTAGCCGAGACGTCGGCCGACATCGTGGCCGGCCCCTCGGCCGACCCGCGCCGCATCGCTGCCCAGGTGGGCTCGCTCGAAGCCACCTACGCCTCGGGGCGGCTAGGGGACGTGCTCCCTACGATCGCCGACTTGATGGACCAGGCCGAGACCAATCATCGCTCCCTGTCCGGGCACGAGGTGCTGTTCTTTAGCGACGCGGCCAAGCATACCTGGCAGTCGGCCACCGCAGGGCAGGCCGACCAGAGTACTTTGGCCGAGCTAACTGAACGGGCGCAGGTGACGCTGGTGGACGTGGGTCCCGCGGAGCCAACCGGCGTTTCCATTCATCATTTGCGTGTCGCCAGCGGACTTTCGACTACGGCCGAACCGTTGCATCTGGTGGCCGACGTTACCAACTATGGCGATACCCCGGTGAGCGACTTGCCAGTGCAGTTGCTAGTGCAGGGAACCAGTATCGACGAGCAGGTGCTCACGCTGCCGGCCAACAGCACGTTGCCAGTGGAGTTCGACGCCCGCTTCACCGAGTCGGCCTGGCAGAGCCTTTCGGTCCGCACGCGGGGCGATGCCCTGGCGGCCGACGACCAAGCGTGGCTAGCGCTCGACGTCCGGCCTAGCGTACGAACGCTGGTGGTCGAAGGCACCCCCCGCGCGGCCAGGTACCTGCGGCACGCCCTCGACCCCGGCGGCGGCACCGCTTCGCCGGTACAGGTGGTGGTCGCTGCTGAAGGGGCATTGGTCGATCAGCCGCTGGTGGACTTCGACTGCATCTTCCTCTGCAACATCGCCCAATTCACTCCCGCCGAACGCACGTTGCTCGAACGGTACGTGCTGCAGGGGGGGAGCTTGATCTTCGTGCTCGGCGATCGCGTAATGGCCGATAGCTATAACCAACCGCTGGCTGCCTCTCCACTAGGCTGGGGCGACTGGGCCTTGGCTTCGGCCGCCGGTGATTGGGGGCTCACACTGCAATTGCCGCCAGTTGAATCTCCTGCAGCAGCGAATGCAGGGTGGTTGCCGGCCGGCGTCGGACCGCTCAAAGCCAACCAGCAGCCAGGCATCGATCCGTTGGAGTATCGTCATCCTATCGCCGCGGCGTTTCTCGATCACGAGCGGGCGGGATTGCTCTCGACTCCTGTCTCGCGGTACTTCCAGCTTCAGCCCACTAGCACTGCGCAGGTGGCTTTGGCCTTGCCCAACGGCGACCCGCTGCTGGTGACCAGCAAGCATGGGCAAGGCATGGTAGCCATGCTGGCGACGACCGCTACGCTCGACACGGTCGACCCCAATACCAATCAGCCTTGGACCCTGATGCCTGCCTGGCCGAGCTTCCTACCGATTGTTCGCGAACTGGTCGCTTTCGGGCTGGCGGCAACGTGGGCCGACGACCAAGCCGAGATCGGTCAGGCGATCGCCGGGCCGGTGCCAGCGAGCTTTTCGGCAACCACGCTCAAAGTCGAGCGTCCCGATCAGCAAACGGCCGAGGTGCCGATTATTCGCGAGGATGCGACCGCCAATTGGCAGTACGTGTCGACCAACCTGCCAGGCATCTACACGGCCGGCGACTCGCTCGCTCGCGTTGCGGTGAATGTACCCGCGATGGAAAGCGATCTGACTCGCGTCGACCAATCGTTACTCCCCGAAGCAGTACAGGTGCAATCGGCCCCGCCCGATGCCTCGGTCGCTGGGGAGTCGCTGGCTACGAACACATCGCTCCATCGCACGTTCCTTTATTTCGTGCTGGTGTTGCTGTTGATCGAGCCGCTCATGGCGTGGTGGTTCGCAGGGAGGGCTGTGTAG